TCATGCATGAAGAAGTTGAGAATATTCGTCTTCAGCACGGAAAAAGTGTAGATGAAATGTTTAAAGAGGTGTTTGCAGAATGATGAGATTGCTGAAATACGACTGGAAGCGTAACGCAAGCTCGGTTCTTGGTCTGATGACCATTCTTCTGATCGTTCAGATATTAATCACGTCGGCAGGTTACATGCGCGGATGGGAATTTGGGGTTATGCTGGCTTTAAGTATGCTTGCATACGGAGTGGTGAGCACCATTCTGATTGTAATGGTATGCCGAACATTTGATCAGAACATCAAAGTGTATAACCGCCGTCTGCTGCCGGTCCGTTCCATTTGGAGTATAGTGTCGTCGCTAATACAGTCATGGATTAGTATGCTGATCCTTATGGTTTTGGTTATCCTGCACATGACGATACTCTGGAAGATAGAAGGGCTCGAATATGTTGTACGCTGGTCGAGTTTCGTCGCATTAGACTATGTCGTGGCCGCAGTAGCCGGTATTTGGAAATTCACGTTTGTAATGCTGGTTATCTTTTTATCGATTACAGTTGCCCGGGCTATAGGTAAGAAAGGGAGCCTGTGGATTGGTATCCTGTTCTTTTTTGCCATCCAAACTGCGATAGAATGGCTGGAATTTAAAATATTCACCTTCGACAATGGCTGGGTCGGTCAGGCATTCTCATTCAGTGTAGAGCAGGGTGGTATGGCTACGATTAATAATGAGTTCATTGAGATACCTTTAGGACCCCATGTATTTGAGATGCTGCTCGCCGCAGGTTTCATATATGCTATGGTTTACTTGATCGACCGTAAAGTAGAAGCATAAAGACACAATAATCGTACGCAAGACCTCGCAGGATGATATGCGGGGTCTTTTTTGGTTATGGATTAAGAGTAGTCGAACGGAATATAATCACTTTTTAACGGTTAGACTGAAATAAGAGACCTCTTGGCAAAATGAAAAAATGTGCTATAATAAATTCAAAGTCAAAGAAAGTCAAAGTCAGCAACAGTCGATTCAAACGAGTTCCAAAATGGTTAAAATTAACGTATAGGCAAGGCTCTGTGCGGACGTGTAAGATCATTACGGCTTAGCGTTTCAAGCAGTGGAGGATGAATGAACATGCGTAATATCTCTGATATTATCGAGCAGTATTTGAAGGGTATATTGCAAGACAGCACGGAGGGCACGGTTGAAATCCAGCGCAACGATCTCGCGGACAAATTCTCATGTGTGCCTTCCCAGATCAATTATGTGATCAGCACCCGCTTCACGTTAGAGAAGGGGTATCTGGTGGAAAGCAAGCGCGGGGGCGGCGGTTACATACGTATTCAGCGTATTGAGCTTCCGAAGCATACAGCACTTCATCACCATCTGCATCATTCAATTGGTAACTTTATTGATCAGACGGTAGCGGAGGGGCTGATTTACCAGCTTGAGGAGTCGCGGTTTTTGACGACACGTGAAGCATGTCTCATGCGGGCAGCTATCTCAAGGGAGTGTCTAAACGTCAAACTTCCTTACCGCGACGAGCTTCGTGCAAGAATCATGAAGGCGATGCTTGTTTCTTTGTTGGGTAAATGAGTCTGTGTTATAAGGAGGGTCATGAATATGGTGTGTCAAGAATGCGGTAAACGGCCGGCGACGCTCCATTTCACCAAGATTGTGAACGGAGAGAAGACGGAATTTCACTTTTGTGAATCTTGTGCCCGTGAAAAAGGGGAGATGATCCCTGGGACGTCGAATGGATTCTCTATTCACAGCCTTTTGTCAGGGCTGCTCGATCTGGATCCTACAGGAAAAGGTCAAGCTTCAGGCTCAAGGGGGCAGCAAGCCCCACGCTGCGAGGAATGCGGCATGACCTATTCACAGTTCAGCAAGCTCGGCCGGTTTGGCTGCAGTTCTTGTTACAAACATTTCTCGGATCGGCTGGATCCGCTCTTTAAGCGGGTTCACGGAAATACAACACATGTGGGCAAGATTCCGAAACGGAGCGGCGGCAA
Above is a window of Paenibacillus uliginis N3/975 DNA encoding:
- a CDS encoding CtsR family transcriptional regulator — protein: MRNISDIIEQYLKGILQDSTEGTVEIQRNDLADKFSCVPSQINYVISTRFTLEKGYLVESKRGGGGYIRIQRIELPKHTALHHHLHHSIGNFIDQTVAEGLIYQLEESRFLTTREACLMRAAISRECLNVKLPYRDELRARIMKAMLVSLLGK
- a CDS encoding UvrB/UvrC motif-containing protein; its protein translation is MVCQECGKRPATLHFTKIVNGEKTEFHFCESCAREKGEMIPGTSNGFSIHSLLSGLLDLDPTGKGQASGSRGQQAPRCEECGMTYSQFSKLGRFGCSSCYKHFSDRLDPLFKRVHGNTTHVGKIPKRSGGKIQVKRKIDELKKELQYRILQEEFELAAEIRDQIRELEKSIV